The Nerophis ophidion isolate RoL-2023_Sa linkage group LG07, RoL_Noph_v1.0, whole genome shotgun sequence genome contains a region encoding:
- the LOC133556422 gene encoding uncharacterized protein LOC133556422: MHSLPVLSQCSLVIMLAHLCLGLLALCSLTTASDPTCEELTTPLEDRSLLSGKFIFTLGTSDCDHSIENLKKIHSSWVEFSPGSNSDTYHNVWKHKGIAGECTSENLTSTFTSATAVVSSFDAPDEEHSEQFLKTCPDCLFVVDEMAVKTSEGETRKSKYLYFLTKTGTLDPAHLEVVKKQIACLNLTKGLYYPASTTDLCP; encoded by the exons ATGCACAGTCTTCCTGTTCTCAGCCAGTGTTCACTTGTCATCATGTTGGCTCACTTGTGCTTGGGTCTGCTGGCTCTCTGCTCTCTGACTACTGCGTCAGATCCCACCTGTGAGGAGCTCACAACTCCTTTGGAGGATCGCAGCCTG CTATCTGGAAAATTTATTTTTACTCTTGGAACATCAGACTGTGACCATTCCATTGAGaacttaaaaaaaattcacagctCCTGGGTTGAATTCTCACCGGGTTCCAACAGTGACACATACCACAATGTTTGGAAACACAAAGG AATAGCTGGAGAATGCACTTCTGAAAATTTGACTTCAACCTTTACAAGCGCTACAGCAGTTGTGT CCTCGTTTGATGCCCCTGATGAAGAGCATTCTGAGCAATTCCTGAAGACGTGTCCTGACTGCCTCTTTGTCGTCGACGAAATGGCCGTGAAGACTTCTGAAGGGGAAACCAGAAAAAGCAAATACCTCTACTTCTTAA CAAAGACCGGAACACTTGATCCCGCCCACCTGGAGGTTGTCAAGAAGCAGATCGCATGCCTCAATTTGACTAAAGGTTTATACTATCCAGCAAGCACCACAG ATCTGTGTCCATAA